In the genome of Nitrospira japonica, one region contains:
- the ispG gene encoding flavodoxin-dependent (E)-4-hydroxy-3-methylbut-2-enyl-diphosphate synthase produces the protein MHITRRQTRQIQVGKVKVGGDAPVSVQSMCSTDTRDVAATVEQIRQLETAGCELIRVAVPDEEAAAALPKIKAAMTVPLIADIHFDHRLALQAAQIVDCVRINPGNIGAWWKVEEVIKAVNDRGIPLRVGVNGGSLERPLLDKYGWPSPEALAESALNAVHALEDVGFTNMKVSLKASDVHHAIDAYWLFAHQSNYPLHIGITEAGTAMTGAVKSAMGLGYLLSQGIGDTMRVSLAADPVEEVKVGFEILKSLELRHRGINVIACPTCGRVEIDVVRMANELEKKLGHIKTPLNVSVLGCVVNGIGEGKEADIGIAGGEGKGILFKKGKLVRKVPIEELMDTLIQEVESLAREKEAEGGGDAHGHADERWEPLVPQPDQPSTLGREIPVLPNR, from the coding sequence GCACATTACAAGACGGCAGACACGGCAGATTCAAGTCGGCAAGGTCAAGGTTGGAGGCGATGCGCCAGTTTCCGTCCAATCCATGTGCTCGACCGACACTCGAGACGTGGCGGCGACCGTGGAGCAGATCCGACAGTTGGAAACGGCGGGCTGTGAACTCATTCGCGTCGCCGTTCCCGACGAAGAGGCGGCGGCGGCGCTGCCCAAGATCAAAGCCGCGATGACCGTGCCCCTGATCGCCGACATTCACTTCGATCATCGGTTGGCGCTGCAGGCGGCCCAGATCGTGGATTGCGTCAGGATCAATCCCGGCAACATCGGCGCCTGGTGGAAGGTCGAAGAAGTGATCAAGGCCGTCAACGACCGGGGCATTCCCCTGCGCGTCGGCGTCAACGGCGGCTCGTTGGAACGTCCGTTACTCGACAAATACGGATGGCCGTCCCCCGAGGCGCTGGCCGAATCGGCGCTCAACGCCGTTCATGCGCTCGAGGACGTGGGCTTTACCAACATGAAGGTGTCGCTCAAGGCCTCCGATGTCCATCATGCCATCGACGCCTATTGGCTGTTTGCACACCAATCGAACTATCCGTTGCACATCGGCATCACCGAAGCCGGCACCGCCATGACAGGAGCGGTCAAGTCCGCGATGGGTCTGGGATATCTGCTCTCTCAAGGCATCGGGGATACGATGCGAGTCTCGCTCGCCGCCGATCCGGTCGAGGAAGTAAAGGTCGGCTTCGAGATTCTGAAATCGCTCGAGCTCCGTCATCGCGGCATCAACGTCATTGCCTGCCCCACCTGCGGCCGGGTCGAGATCGACGTGGTCCGCATGGCCAATGAGCTGGAGAAAAAGCTTGGCCATATCAAGACGCCGCTGAACGTTTCCGTCCTTGGGTGCGTCGTGAACGGCATCGGTGAGGGAAAGGAAGCGGACATCGGGATCGCCGGCGGTGAAGGCAAGGGTATCCTCTTCAAGAAGGGTAAATTGGTCCGCAAGGTGCCCATCGAAGAACTCATGGATACGCTGATTCAGGAAGTAGAGTCGCTGGCCAGGGAAAAAGAAGCCGAAGGAGGCGGTGACGCTCACGGCCATGCCGACGAGCGATGGGAACCGCTCGTTCCCCAACCGGATCAACCCTCGACGCTCGGACGGGAAATCCCCGTTCTCCCCAATCGCTGA
- the hpnH gene encoding adenosyl-hopene transferase HpnH, which translates to MAVPVSQMVTVTKYVLTQRLKGVKRYPLVLMLEPLFRCNLACAGCGKIQYPDHVLDKRLTPEQCWAAAEECGAPIVSIPGGEPLIHPEIAKIVEGLVAQQRYVYLCTNAILLERKLDEYKPSKFLTFSVHMDGLRDEHDLAVCRDGVYDVAIKAIKAALKRGHRVTTNTTLFDDANPERVRKFFDEMMALGVEGMMISPGYSYQKAPDQQHFLKRERTRELFTRILSRPKAGWQFNQSPLFLDFLMGRREYECTPWGNPTYNVFGWQKPCYLLQEGYAKTFRELMETTAWDQYGSAKNEKCADCMVHCGYEASAVQDTFGTVSGFSRTVKLTLLPTSR; encoded by the coding sequence ATGGCCGTTCCAGTTTCCCAAATGGTGACGGTGACCAAGTATGTGCTCACGCAACGGCTCAAAGGCGTAAAGCGGTACCCGCTGGTGTTGATGTTGGAGCCCCTGTTCCGCTGCAACTTGGCCTGCGCGGGATGCGGCAAGATTCAGTATCCCGACCATGTCCTCGATAAACGGCTCACGCCCGAACAATGTTGGGCGGCGGCGGAGGAATGCGGCGCGCCGATCGTCAGTATTCCCGGCGGGGAACCGCTGATTCATCCGGAAATCGCCAAGATCGTGGAAGGATTGGTCGCTCAACAGCGGTACGTCTATCTGTGCACCAATGCGATCCTCCTGGAACGGAAGTTGGACGAATACAAGCCGAGCAAGTTCCTGACCTTCAGCGTCCACATGGACGGGTTGCGGGACGAGCACGATCTGGCGGTGTGCCGGGACGGCGTCTATGACGTGGCGATCAAAGCGATCAAGGCGGCTCTCAAGCGCGGACACCGCGTGACGACCAATACCACGCTCTTCGACGATGCCAATCCGGAACGGGTCCGAAAGTTTTTTGACGAGATGATGGCGTTGGGCGTCGAGGGAATGATGATTTCACCGGGGTACAGCTATCAGAAGGCCCCGGATCAGCAGCATTTTCTCAAGCGGGAGAGGACTCGTGAGCTCTTCACGCGGATCCTCAGCCGGCCCAAAGCCGGTTGGCAATTCAATCAATCCCCGTTGTTCCTGGACTTCCTCATGGGCCGCCGGGAATACGAGTGCACACCGTGGGGCAATCCGACCTATAACGTGTTCGGGTGGCAGAAGCCCTGCTATCTTCTCCAGGAAGGCTATGCGAAGACCTTTCGTGAATTGATGGAGACGACGGCGTGGGACCAATATGGAAGCGCGAAGAACGAGAAATGCGCTGACTGCATGGTGCATTGCGGCTACGAGGCGTCCGCCGTGCAGGACACCTTTGGAACCGTGTCCGGGTTCAGCCGCACCGTAAAACTCACTCTCCTGCCCACCTCTCGATGA
- a CDS encoding carboxypeptidase-like regulatory domain-containing protein, producing MRSKPLGWSRTLAAVVVMFPGVVLATHEADHRFTVEGFVCGAEGQGVPNIDVMVKDTKVSYGQVVKTDSEGYYKATFHLHNDNLGDPLLIEAKGEQREERVQFDPKDLESERKVQVHFGSGCIQDVTRPPMWVYAGLGAGALALGGIVGAKLIRSRKKQGQKRGKSQDKRKK from the coding sequence ATGAGATCGAAACCGCTCGGGTGGAGCCGTACCCTGGCAGCTGTGGTGGTGATGTTCCCGGGAGTCGTCTTAGCCACCCACGAGGCCGATCACCGGTTTACGGTTGAAGGCTTTGTCTGTGGCGCAGAAGGACAGGGCGTCCCGAACATCGACGTCATGGTCAAAGACACGAAAGTGTCGTACGGGCAAGTCGTCAAGACGGACAGCGAAGGGTACTACAAAGCGACGTTTCATCTGCATAACGACAACCTCGGCGATCCCCTGCTGATTGAGGCCAAGGGAGAGCAGCGGGAGGAAAGGGTTCAGTTTGATCCGAAAGACCTGGAGTCGGAAAGGAAGGTCCAGGTCCATTTCGGCAGCGGATGTATCCAGGACGTCACCCGGCCTCCGATGTGGGTCTATGCGGGATTGGGAGCCGGGGCTCTGGCGCTGGGTGGGATCGTCGGAGCGAAACTGATCCGTTCACGAAAGAAGCAGGGGCAGAAACGGGGGAAGTCGCAGGACAAGCGGAAGAAGTAA
- a CDS encoding c-type cytochrome gives MNQMKIGQAGILFALGLVMAACGGEGGGEGPVVPPPPAPAEYADKHMPAGWWTDAGKLEEGRKLFIGETNPDVNCASCHGKDGKPVKAGARDFRNGERMKLYSDSVWFWRISEGVPNTKMKAWKSKLSDEDRWKLVLFERSFGLAGKSWDADKKQWADSGEIKVAAADAAK, from the coding sequence ATGAACCAGATGAAAATCGGACAGGCAGGCATTCTGTTCGCCTTGGGGCTGGTGATGGCTGCATGCGGTGGAGAGGGCGGCGGTGAAGGACCCGTGGTGCCTCCTCCTCCGGCTCCCGCGGAATATGCGGACAAGCACATGCCCGCCGGCTGGTGGACGGACGCCGGAAAGCTGGAAGAGGGTCGCAAGCTGTTCATCGGCGAAACCAATCCTGACGTGAACTGCGCAAGCTGCCACGGCAAGGACGGTAAGCCGGTCAAGGCCGGTGCCCGTGACTTCCGCAACGGCGAGCGGATGAAGCTGTATTCCGACTCCGTCTGGTTCTGGCGTATTTCCGAAGGGGTGCCCAATACGAAGATGAAGGCCTGGAAGAGCAAGCTCTCCGATGAGGACCGTTGGAAGCTCGTGCTGTTCGAGCGGAGCTTCGGACTCGCCGGCAAGTCGTGGGATGCCGACAAGAAGCAGTGGGCGGACTCCGGCGAGATCAAGGTCGCAGCGGCCGACGCAGCCAAGTAA
- a CDS encoding cytochrome ubiquinol oxidase subunit I, with translation MKTWQRGLLAFFALLAVCGGVAYAQAPGAPPVEFPYTGNRTAVWIVAQLHILFAAFILGAPIFVVTSEWLGYRKQDPRYDRLAKEVMKVTVILYSMTALTGGLFIFVLLATYPQFTTWLINHFFLLFAVVYPLLFIGETILLYMYFYSWDAWKGPKKARHIALGVVLNLIGTITLFVIDGPTSFMNTPVKAEGVSPAEFLATATLWDKVFNYSWMPMNLHRLVGNVTFGGFITGLIAAYMYMASKKEEDRSYYDWMGFVGNMIGVGALLFLPFMGYLLAYELCDYDASICPYMMADQLSMFFEMQGAMVGLIFLASNYYIWLSMKRIEGVERVRMTVFAPLVMVALPFVMTYVWTIFPVPDPTSLAILVPLALLPMVLGRFIPITVSARTVVKVGFLMVVIGDAIWLTPHGFVPTGAKLVADLELPSDWNFLALMPAKNSAAFTLVFVTIVNYIIYNRAISQGTIVWGKIDFASQFVLVFLAFSAIWTMGLMGAVRSLLRKYFHTYNLLPDFTAESFTPTLSYSAWWITGITVAFFVVVSFAILVTLRPSEAKGHVSEGSPAPAGAK, from the coding sequence ATGAAAACATGGCAGCGAGGTCTGTTGGCCTTCTTCGCGCTACTGGCGGTGTGTGGAGGCGTTGCCTACGCACAGGCTCCTGGCGCTCCGCCGGTGGAGTTTCCGTACACGGGGAACCGGACTGCCGTCTGGATCGTCGCGCAATTGCACATCCTGTTCGCCGCCTTCATCCTCGGCGCTCCGATCTTCGTCGTCACGTCCGAGTGGCTGGGGTACCGCAAGCAGGACCCGCGCTACGATCGTTTGGCCAAGGAGGTGATGAAGGTCACCGTCATTCTCTACAGCATGACGGCGCTCACCGGCGGTCTCTTCATCTTCGTGCTGCTGGCGACGTATCCGCAATTCACGACGTGGTTGATCAATCACTTCTTTCTGCTGTTCGCCGTCGTCTATCCGCTTCTATTCATCGGCGAGACGATTCTCCTCTACATGTACTTCTACTCCTGGGATGCCTGGAAGGGCCCGAAGAAGGCCCGGCACATCGCCCTGGGGGTCGTACTGAACCTGATCGGCACCATCACGTTGTTCGTGATCGACGGACCGACCTCGTTCATGAACACACCGGTCAAGGCGGAAGGTGTCTCGCCGGCCGAGTTCCTGGCCACGGCCACCCTGTGGGACAAGGTGTTCAACTACAGCTGGATGCCGATGAACCTGCACCGGCTCGTCGGCAACGTCACGTTCGGCGGCTTCATCACCGGATTGATCGCGGCCTACATGTACATGGCCTCCAAGAAGGAAGAGGACCGGTCCTATTACGACTGGATGGGCTTCGTCGGCAATATGATCGGCGTCGGCGCCCTCTTGTTCCTGCCGTTCATGGGCTATCTGTTGGCGTACGAATTGTGCGACTACGACGCCTCCATTTGCCCCTACATGATGGCGGACCAGTTGTCGATGTTCTTCGAGATGCAGGGAGCGATGGTCGGGCTGATCTTTCTCGCCAGCAATTATTACATCTGGTTGAGCATGAAGCGGATCGAAGGAGTGGAGCGGGTCAGGATGACCGTCTTTGCTCCGCTGGTCATGGTGGCGCTGCCGTTCGTGATGACCTACGTCTGGACCATCTTCCCCGTGCCCGATCCCACGTCTCTGGCGATCCTGGTGCCGCTGGCCTTGTTGCCGATGGTGCTCGGCCGGTTCATTCCTATCACCGTGTCCGCTCGCACGGTCGTCAAGGTGGGCTTCCTGATGGTCGTAATTGGCGATGCGATTTGGCTCACGCCGCACGGGTTCGTGCCGACCGGTGCCAAGCTGGTGGCGGATCTGGAACTCCCGTCCGACTGGAACTTTCTCGCACTCATGCCGGCGAAGAATTCCGCCGCCTTCACGCTGGTGTTCGTGACGATCGTGAACTACATCATCTATAACCGGGCGATCAGCCAAGGCACGATCGTGTGGGGCAAAATCGATTTTGCGTCACAGTTCGTCCTGGTGTTCCTGGCGTTCAGCGCGATCTGGACCATGGGTCTGATGGGCGCGGTCCGATCGCTGCTGCGGAAGTATTTCCACACCTACAATCTCCTGCCGGACTTTACGGCCGAATCATTTACCCCCACGTTGTCGTATTCGGCCTGGTGGATCACGGGCATTACCGTCGCATTTTTCGTCGTCGTCAGTTTCGCCATTCTCGTCACGCTCAGGCCCAGCGAAGCCAAGGGACACGTGTCCGAAGGCAGCCCGGCCCCTGCGGGAGCGAAGTGA
- a CDS encoding c-type cytochrome: MGNVIKKLVVGLVVAGALFGITMALDFPSIFQMTFAAYALLGTAVFILLDAPTLKPMYGVKALVALVGFYVVLCVVYIAGASLWPQYDPEDEKGKIEKILKPKRAATEQGKADELLVRVKALDEQAKALSARIKALGGDQAATSQSAGGPGAPPATTGAAGGDVLKVGEDQWQLQECYNCHKLKGEGGKKRGPELDNIGSLLTVDEIKQKILDPKSWMADGFEKEYEKGKMPDKYKDLMEEKDVVALATWLGTFKNTSVGTPKPIKKK, from the coding sequence ATGGGTAATGTGATCAAGAAGCTGGTGGTCGGATTGGTGGTGGCGGGCGCGCTGTTCGGAATTACCATGGCGCTGGACTTCCCCTCCATATTTCAAATGACGTTCGCAGCCTATGCGCTGCTCGGTACGGCCGTATTCATTTTGCTCGACGCCCCGACCCTCAAGCCCATGTACGGTGTGAAGGCGCTGGTCGCGCTGGTGGGCTTCTACGTCGTCCTTTGCGTCGTCTACATTGCCGGCGCATCGCTGTGGCCGCAATACGATCCGGAAGACGAGAAGGGTAAGATCGAAAAAATCCTGAAGCCCAAGCGCGCGGCAACGGAGCAAGGCAAGGCCGACGAGTTGCTGGTCAGGGTCAAGGCGCTCGACGAGCAAGCCAAGGCTCTGTCGGCGCGCATCAAGGCGTTAGGCGGGGATCAAGCCGCCACGTCGCAATCGGCAGGCGGACCGGGGGCGCCTCCGGCGACAACCGGTGCTGCGGGCGGTGACGTATTGAAAGTGGGCGAGGACCAATGGCAGCTGCAGGAATGCTACAACTGCCATAAGCTCAAGGGAGAAGGCGGCAAGAAGCGCGGGCCGGAACTCGACAACATCGGCAGTCTTCTGACGGTGGATGAGATCAAACAGAAGATTCTCGATCCCAAGAGCTGGATGGCCGACGGGTTCGAGAAAGAGTATGAAAAAGGCAAGATGCCCGACAAGTACAAGGACCTGATGGAGGAAAAGGACGTCGTGGCATTGGCGACCTGGTTGGGCACCTTTAAGAACACCTCGGTCGGCACACCGAAGCCGATCAAGAAAAAATAG
- a CDS encoding QcrA and Rieske domain-containing protein, translated as MQPKLKSKVHCSDREVGEVTSVIVDPLSRQISHIVVSMNGHGERQVGMGQVQSVTEGAVQLRTTSSEVVALPAFKRDEYVTSHEVEIPHLEDNIHVTPGEVLVPFPELEKSVKRRTFFMNFTHAIGFLIGLPIAFPILRYLMKPMYAPFDNDWLSIGNVGKIKQDDIGVQFKYKKKVKEAYMPESEIEKNVWILKGTPAVLEKVYQGKDMEFRDALGKTIWTNKKDIPYVAFSGKCPHLGCGYKWRQHKVLGQVFLCPCHLSIYDASGKVLDGPAPRPLDALPIRVSAGGAVEIIDMEFKAGTKSQIRII; from the coding sequence ATGCAGCCAAAACTTAAGTCGAAAGTTCATTGTTCGGATCGAGAAGTCGGGGAGGTGACGAGCGTCATCGTTGATCCGCTGTCTCGCCAAATCAGTCACATCGTCGTGTCCATGAACGGACATGGCGAACGCCAGGTTGGGATGGGCCAGGTACAGAGCGTGACCGAGGGCGCCGTGCAGTTGAGGACCACGTCCTCCGAAGTCGTCGCGTTGCCGGCGTTCAAGCGGGACGAGTACGTCACCAGCCATGAAGTCGAAATTCCTCACCTGGAAGATAACATCCACGTGACACCCGGCGAAGTGCTGGTGCCGTTCCCCGAACTGGAGAAGAGCGTCAAGCGGCGAACCTTCTTCATGAACTTCACCCATGCGATCGGTTTTTTGATCGGGCTGCCGATCGCGTTCCCCATTCTGCGCTACCTGATGAAGCCCATGTATGCTCCCTTCGACAACGACTGGTTGAGCATCGGGAACGTCGGCAAGATCAAGCAGGACGATATCGGGGTCCAGTTCAAGTACAAGAAAAAGGTCAAGGAAGCCTACATGCCGGAATCCGAGATCGAAAAGAACGTCTGGATTCTCAAGGGCACGCCGGCCGTCCTCGAGAAGGTCTACCAAGGCAAGGACATGGAGTTTCGCGATGCCTTGGGCAAGACGATCTGGACGAACAAGAAAGATATTCCCTACGTCGCCTTCTCCGGCAAGTGCCCCCATCTTGGATGCGGCTATAAGTGGCGGCAGCACAAAGTCCTCGGGCAAGTCTTTTTGTGCCCCTGTCACTTGAGCATCTACGACGCGTCGGGCAAAGTGCTCGATGGACCGGCGCCCAGGCCGCTGGACGCCTTGCCGATCCGCGTCTCGGCGGGAGGCGCAGTCGAAATCATCGATATGGAATTCAAGGCGGGTACGAAATCACAGATCCGGATCATTTAA
- a CDS encoding cytochrome b, with amino-acid sequence MEHSPIPSSQPTAIEKVVAFIDERVGLKQMQAKMLNEPVPGGSRWAYVFGSVLLFIFIMQAVTGILLMFYYVPTADHAYASTQYILHDVDYGWFLLSYHFWGSTAMVVCVFAHMSQVFLWGAYKSPREMIWLVGLALFGIVMGFGFTGYLLPWDQRAYWATTVGVEIMDKTPLLGDFMARFLKGGPTPGQMTLSRFFVIHVMILPAALMGLAGLHLFLFRAAGPAGPFRGTPEELKAKTDYFFPRQIWKDIVGMVIVFACICALAFWEPVVLLEEATPDPGDYHPEPEWYFLFLFQLLRLKIFAGEFGQFLGAIALPGAFMALLAALPFIDKDPERNIFKRPIALIGWIVVMVSILLFTVSAIINREFLD; translated from the coding sequence ATGGAACATTCGCCCATTCCGAGCAGCCAACCCACGGCCATCGAAAAAGTGGTCGCGTTCATCGATGAGCGCGTCGGCCTGAAGCAGATGCAGGCCAAGATGCTGAACGAGCCGGTCCCGGGCGGCTCGCGCTGGGCCTATGTGTTCGGGTCGGTTCTGCTCTTCATCTTCATCATGCAGGCGGTGACCGGCATTCTGTTGATGTTCTACTACGTCCCGACGGCCGATCACGCATACGCCAGCACCCAGTACATCCTTCACGACGTCGATTACGGATGGTTCCTCCTGAGCTATCACTTCTGGGGATCGACCGCGATGGTCGTCTGCGTCTTCGCGCACATGTCCCAGGTCTTTCTGTGGGGCGCCTACAAAAGTCCGCGTGAAATGATCTGGCTCGTCGGGTTGGCCCTGTTCGGCATCGTCATGGGGTTCGGGTTCACCGGCTACCTGCTGCCGTGGGACCAGCGCGCGTATTGGGCCACGACCGTGGGCGTCGAAATCATGGACAAGACGCCGCTCCTCGGCGATTTCATGGCGCGCTTCCTCAAGGGCGGCCCGACGCCCGGACAGATGACGCTGAGCCGGTTCTTCGTGATCCACGTCATGATTCTGCCTGCGGCCTTGATGGGACTCGCCGGGTTGCACCTGTTCCTGTTCAGGGCGGCCGGGCCGGCCGGCCCGTTCCGGGGCACGCCGGAGGAACTCAAGGCCAAAACCGATTACTTTTTCCCGCGCCAGATTTGGAAAGACATCGTCGGAATGGTCATCGTATTCGCCTGCATCTGCGCCCTGGCTTTCTGGGAGCCGGTCGTGCTGCTGGAAGAGGCGACGCCGGATCCCGGCGATTATCATCCGGAGCCCGAGTGGTACTTCTTGTTCCTGTTTCAATTGCTCAGGCTGAAGATCTTCGCCGGCGAGTTCGGACAGTTTCTGGGCGCCATCGCCTTGCCGGGAGCCTTCATGGCGTTGCTGGCGGCGCTTCCCTTCATCGATAAAGATCCTGAGCGGAATATCTTCAAGCGTCCGATCGCCTTGATCGGCTGGATCGTCGTCATGGTATCCATCCTTCTGTTTACGGTGTCCGCCATCATCAACCGGGAATTTCTGGACTGA
- a CDS encoding cytochrome ubiquinol oxidase subunit I, with the protein MQYGGASIQRVLRTTGGLGGVLAGLMVAVGFLALPSLGLAADAPPAVTEYRDIPGIGSRNLVWIIAQLHLLLAGFVLGVPIFAWLCEVVGWKSGEKRYDKLAKEFTKLLTSSYATTALFGGILLFLLIAFYPKLMNYLTDIFFPSFIFYCILFLLETATLYLYWYGWDAMQDGHKKTFHIFLGFLLNLFAFFIMIVPNSWATFQASPVVISEGTDLQRAWAATWNPTWWPVNIHRLIANVVLGGYICGAYAGIRYLSARNSEERDHYDWMGYVGNFIGVFGLLPLPFAGYWLMREIYQYNQQMGITLMGGFLSWLFILQAMLIGVLFLGSNYYFWLGITHRIPGSEMRYRKPIMTMLVILLLCLGVWMTPHSLVASLEEARKMGGTHHPLLGVFGVMSAKMTVSNLMILVTFMSFIMYWRAGKEETAGWAKAAKALMSALLVIAGIAVVVLGVWGYFVPAIIRINYFSTSQVGIVLFVMLTITPLTALLLKSAKTTTEMVWGRMPPRAGYALVLNAVMVILLMTLMGYARSSSRVHWHIYGVMRDSSQYAFSPALGYAAALMALNTFLFCLLVAFIFWVATMGDKTKAGGHGEPAKGGLPQGMPAMAGGSPTRQIES; encoded by the coding sequence ATGCAATACGGCGGCGCATCGATTCAGCGGGTCCTTCGGACCACCGGTGGTCTTGGCGGAGTCCTCGCCGGGCTCATGGTCGCCGTGGGTTTCCTCGCCCTTCCGTCGTTGGGCCTCGCGGCGGACGCTCCGCCCGCTGTCACAGAGTATCGGGACATCCCCGGCATCGGCAGCCGCAACCTCGTCTGGATCATCGCGCAGCTCCATCTTCTGCTCGCCGGATTTGTGTTGGGCGTCCCGATCTTTGCCTGGCTCTGCGAAGTCGTGGGTTGGAAGAGCGGGGAAAAGCGCTACGACAAGCTGGCCAAAGAATTCACTAAGCTCCTGACTTCGTCGTACGCGACCACCGCCCTGTTCGGCGGCATTCTCCTGTTCCTGCTCATCGCGTTCTATCCGAAGTTGATGAACTATCTGACGGACATTTTCTTTCCGTCGTTCATCTTCTATTGCATCCTGTTCCTGCTCGAGACCGCGACCCTCTATCTCTACTGGTATGGCTGGGACGCGATGCAGGACGGCCATAAGAAGACGTTCCATATCTTCCTCGGCTTCCTGCTCAATCTGTTCGCCTTCTTCATCATGATCGTCCCCAACTCCTGGGCGACGTTCCAAGCCAGCCCCGTCGTGATCTCCGAAGGGACGGACCTGCAGCGTGCCTGGGCCGCGACCTGGAATCCCACCTGGTGGCCGGTGAACATTCACCGGTTGATCGCGAACGTCGTGCTCGGCGGCTACATCTGCGGCGCGTACGCGGGTATCCGGTATCTGTCGGCCAGGAACTCCGAAGAACGCGACCACTACGACTGGATGGGCTACGTCGGTAACTTCATCGGCGTCTTCGGATTACTGCCCCTCCCGTTCGCCGGATACTGGCTGATGCGCGAAATCTATCAATACAACCAGCAGATGGGCATCACCCTGATGGGCGGCTTCCTCTCCTGGCTGTTCATTTTGCAGGCCATGTTGATCGGGGTGCTCTTCCTCGGGTCGAATTACTATTTCTGGCTCGGCATTACGCACCGCATTCCGGGATCGGAAATGCGATACCGGAAGCCCATCATGACGATGCTGGTCATCCTCCTTCTGTGTTTGGGCGTCTGGATGACTCCGCACTCGCTCGTCGCCAGCCTGGAAGAAGCCCGCAAGATGGGCGGCACGCACCATCCCCTGCTCGGCGTATTCGGCGTCATGTCCGCGAAGATGACCGTGTCGAATCTGATGATTCTCGTCACGTTCATGAGTTTCATCATGTATTGGCGGGCCGGCAAAGAAGAAACGGCCGGCTGGGCCAAAGCCGCCAAAGCGTTGATGAGCGCCCTCCTGGTCATCGCCGGCATTGCAGTCGTCGTGCTCGGCGTCTGGGGGTATTTCGTGCCGGCGATCATCCGCATCAACTACTTCTCGACGTCGCAGGTCGGCATCGTGTTGTTCGTGATGCTGACGATCACGCCCTTGACGGCCCTGTTGTTGAAGAGCGCCAAGACCACGACCGAGATGGTCTGGGGGCGGATGCCTCCGCGGGCCGGCTATGCGTTGGTCCTGAATGCCGTGATGGTCATCCTGCTCATGACGTTGATGGGCTATGCCCGGTCGTCGTCCAGAGTGCACTGGCACATCTACGGTGTCATGCGGGATTCATCCCAATACGCCTTTTCTCCGGCCCTCGGCTACGCCGCGGCCCTCATGGCGTTGAACACGTTTTTGTTCTGTCTCCTCGTCGCATTCATTTTCTGGGTCGCGACGATGGGCGACAAAACCAAAGCCGGCGGCCACGGCGAACCGGCCAAAGGCGGACTCCCGCAGGGGATGCCGGCGATGGCGGGCGGTTCACCGACCCGCCAGATCGAGTCATGA
- a CDS encoding c-type cytochrome, with translation MSEVVKLQLIGLSVVGLGIVILLFVRAQFARVIGFVAIVLGLFSLVALAVPQMASLPPAEEKFDIATVKTPTDMAAIGQKIFFSKGQCALCHSIGPSESARCPDLKGIGAKLSREFIFESLTQPQAYIYLDYRHEGLPKEYPARMPYINKNPIGLTKNEILSVIAFLQQMSGEPISVNPSELEVPGQTPAAPVKAAESNPVAVAKAH, from the coding sequence ATGAGTGAAGTCGTCAAACTGCAGTTGATCGGTCTAAGCGTCGTCGGGCTGGGTATCGTCATCCTGCTCTTTGTGCGGGCGCAATTCGCCCGTGTCATCGGGTTCGTGGCGATCGTCCTGGGGCTGTTCTCGCTGGTCGCGCTGGCGGTTCCGCAGATGGCGTCGCTGCCGCCCGCGGAAGAGAAATTCGACATCGCCACCGTCAAGACGCCGACCGACATGGCGGCGATCGGCCAGAAGATCTTCTTCAGCAAGGGCCAATGCGCGCTCTGTCACTCCATCGGTCCCAGCGAATCGGCGCGTTGCCCGGACCTCAAGGGAATCGGAGCCAAGCTAAGCCGGGAATTCATCTTTGAAAGTTTGACGCAGCCGCAGGCCTACATCTATCTGGACTATCGGCACGAGGGGCTTCCGAAGGAATATCCGGCCAGAATGCCGTACATCAACAAGAATCCCATCGGGCTGACGAAGAACGAGATCCTGTCCGTCATCGCGTTCCTGCAACAGATGAGCGGCGAACCGATTTCCGTGAATCCGTCCGAACTCGAAGTACCGGGACAGACTCCCGCGGCTCCCGTCAAGGCCGCGGAATCGAATCCTGTCGCCGTCGCGAAAGCGCACTGA